From Hyphomicrobiales bacterium:
CCGAGGCGCCGTTCGTCAAACTCGGCCGCGCGGTCGGCCGGCTCGATGTGCTGACGGACGCCGGCGTCTTTCCCTGCACCGCCTTCCTCATCTCCGAACGCCACATCCTGACCAACCACCACTGCGTGCCCGGCATCGTCGACATCCCCGAGGCGCGGGCAACGCGCATCGAAGCCGTGCGCCTGGTGCTCGGCTATACGCTCGACGGGGTAGCCGAGGGGGCCGAGGGCTTCACGGTGAGCGCCGTGCCGGTCGAGGCCAACCGCCGGCTCGATTATTCCATCCTCGAGGTGTTCGGCGACCCGAGCGTGCGCTTCGGGTCCTTGCGGCTGGCCAGCGTCGATCCGGTTCCGGACAATTATCCCTATTGGATCATAGGGCACCCCTTGAAGGGCGCGCAGCGCATCAGCCGCGAGCAGTGCAAGAGCGCGGCCCCGGCCGTCGCCGGCGAACGCCTGCGCCATACCTGCGATACCTTGCCCGGCAACTCGGGCTCGCCCGTGATCGATCCCGAAACGAAAGCCGTCGTCGCCCTCCACCATGCCGGCTCGGCGCGCGATGCGATCAATTTCGCGGTGCCGCTGTCGCTCATCGCCTCGCGATCCGAGATCGTCGCGGGGCTCGTTGCAAAGTCCGCCGCTCCACCCCCGGCGCCCGGCGCGCCGCTCGCCTCCGCGCCCCTTTCCGAGGCGGCGCAGGCCTGGGAGAGCATAAAGTCGACCGACAACCCCGCCTTCCTCGACGCCTTCATCAAGCGTTTTCCTGACACGGTTTTTGCCGATTTCGCGCGCGTGCGCATCGCAGAGCTGGCGCGCGAGAAGGAGCCGACGGCCGAGCCCGCGCCGGCCACTGCACCCGAAGCTCCCAAGGCCGTTGCGGATAATCCCCCCGCTTCGGGCCCGATCGAAACGCGTACCGCCCTCGTTTCCCCTCCCGCCACGGCTCCGGCATTCTCCCCGGCCGCTGACCTACCCATCGCAACCAGCGCCGCCGACCTCATTGCCCGCGTGCGCGCCAGCGTGGTCAAGGTGGAGGCGACCTTCCCGAAGCGTGCCGATTCCGTGTCATCCGAGGACAGCAGGAATGTGGATGATGTCCTCAATTCGCTGCCGGTCGACCACCCGTTCCGCGACTTCTTCAAGCAGTTCCGCCAGTCCGGCAGTGGCACCGGCGCTGCCACTACTGACGGCGCCGGGAAATCGCAGGCCATCGGCTCCGGCGTCATCGTGTCGGCGGACGGCTACATTGCCACCGTGGCGAGTGTCGCTGCAGGCGCCGATTCGCTCACCGTCACGCTCGATGCCGGTAATGCCCTTCCCGCCACCCTGATCGACACCGATCCCCTCACCGGCCTGACGCTCTTGAAGATCGCTCCGGCAGCGCCACTGACGGCGGCCACCTTCGCCGCCCTGACCCCTGCCAAAGGCGAGCCGGTGATTGCGATCGGCGCGCCCTACGGCCTTCTCGGTTCGGTAAGCGATGGCGTGGTCGAGCGGCTCGCGGATCAGCCGCAAGGTGGCACGAGCGTCGCCCTACTCGAGATCGACATGCACGTAGCCAACGGCCATGCCGGCGCGCCGCTGTTCAACATACGCGGCGAGGTCGTCGCCCTCGTTGAAGGCTCGAGCGTCACCACCGAAGGACCAACAGGCCTTGCCATGCCGGGCTCCATTGCCGGCCCGGTGCTCGAGGAGCTTCGCGTGAGTGGCGTTTCCCGCTCCACCGCCGAGATCGTCACGCGCGTTCGTGCCAGCGCAGCCGAGCAGCCCTTCAGCACCCCGTCGCAATTCTTCGGCGAATGGAGCCCAGCCGCAATGGCGAGTGCGCGGCGCGCCACCGTCCGCATCACGGCAACCGCCAGAGGTACCGCGAATGACGGAACCGCCCTCGCGGACCTCTCGGGCGCAGGCGTCTCCCTCGGCGACGGTCGCATCCTGACGTCTTCGTCCCTGGTCGCTGGTGCCGGAGCGATCGACGTCATGACCTCCGACGGGGGCCGATACCGGATCGAGAAAGTGCTCGGCATCGACGCGCGGACCGGCCTTGCACTACTCCACTTGCCATCGGCCGGCCGGAACCTGCATGCCATCGAATTCGCTGGCGATGCTCCGCGAGCCGGCCAGGCAATCTTTGCTTTCCGGCCCGACGCCCCGGGCGGCGAACGTGGCATGCTTTCGGCCGCGAGCCGCAATGTCGGATCGGGGCCCTACGATCTCGTCCAGTACGACCTCGACCTTGGCGACACCTGGGGCGGCGCGCCGGTGTTCGATGCCACCGGGCGCCTCGCGGCGATCACCATCGTCAAGTATCAACCCGAGGTCGCAACGTCCGGCAAGACTGCCTCCCTCCACTTCGGCGCCCCCGCGGCTCTCGCCTCGGCCGTTGCCGGCGAACTCGCCAAGGCGGGCACCGTCTCGCGCGGCTGGCTGGGCGTCAAGATCCAGAACCTGTCGCCGGAGATCGCCACCTCGCTCGGACGGAGCGACAGCAAGGGCGCGCTCGTCACCGAGCTCACCGAGGGCGGCCCCGCCGTGAAGGCCGGCCTGCTCGCGGGCGACCTCATCCTCGCAGTCGACGGCACGGGGATCGCCGATACGAGAGACCTCGCGCGCCGCATCGCGGGCCACGCCCCGGGCAGCCGCGTCACCCTCGACATCGTTCGCCAAGGCGCTTCCGCCCGCATCGTGTTGACGCTCGGCACCTTCCCGACGGCCGCGCCGCAGCTGGCCGCCGCACCGGCGAATGCCGCGCCGGAGGCGCCTGCCGCCCCGCCGCTCGAGGACACGCTCCCTCTCGGCGCCGTCGAACTCGCGATGTTGACTGCGCAGCGCAAAGTGCAATACGGCGTCGTGACTGCGACCGATGGTGTATTGGTTCAGAGCGTCACCCCCGGCAGTCAGGCCGCCGAGAAGGGGCTCACCGTTGGGAACGTGATCGTGGAGGTCGGCCAGGAAAGCGTACGATCGCCCCGCATGCTGGCATCCATCGCGGAAACCGCCGCCAACGCCGGGCGCGACAAGCTGCTCCTCCTGGTCTGGTCGAAAGAGGGGCAACGGTTCGTCGCCCTTCCGGTCTCGGAGTTGCTCCCTGCCAAGACGGTGAACACATCGACCGCCCGCCCCAGCCTATGGCGCGCCGTCACCTTCGGTGAGGGCAATCTCGGTCGCGATCCCGGCACCGCCGCCGACCTCATCATCGGGAGTTTGCGCGATGAAGGCTGGCAGGGCGAAGTCGGGCGCATCCTGTCGGCCGGCGCCGGCGAATTGCCCGACGACGTCCGCCGCGCGCTCCAGCAGGAGTTGAAGAGCCGTGGCCTCTACAAAGGGGCGATCGACGGCGACATCGGGCCCGGAACGCAGCGCGCCTTGCGCAGCCTCGTGCCGTGAATTTCGCCGCTCGATGAACGCGAGGGCCCGGGGGCGCCGACCGCTCCCGGGCCTCGGCTGGTGATCGCGACCGCCGCGATTCCACTTCTGGCCCCGTCCCTGATCGGATAGTGTAGCGCGCAACGAAGTAGCGATCAGGGGGCTGACGGCATGAGCGCATGGATCCGGATGATATCGGACGAGGAGGCCTCGCCTGAATTGAAGGCGGTGCTCGACCTCGCCCGCACGCCGCACGGCACGGTCGACAATGTCATGCGGGTCCACTCCCTGCGCCCGAACACCATGCGTGGCCACGTCATCCTCTATCGCGCCGCCCTCCACGACGACACCAACACGCTGCCCATGTGGCTCCAGGAGACGGTCGCCTCGTACGTTTCCATCCTGAACGACTGCCCCTATTCGCTCGCCAACCACTGGTCCAACGCCCGTCACCTGATGGCCGACGATGCCCGCGCCGATCGCATCAAGGCCGCCCTCGACGCCCGGCGTCCGGCCGACGTTTTCGACGGTCGTGAACTCGCGCTGATGGAGTACGCCGAAAAACTCACGCTGCGCCCCGGCGCCATGCAGCGCGCCGACGTCGAGCGCATGCAGGCGGCCGGCCTCGACGACGGCGAAATCCTGGAGGCCAACCAGATCATCGGTTATTTCAACTACGTGAACCGGTTGCTCAACGGTCTCGGCGTCTCGACGGCGGGCGACGTCATCGGCTATTACGCCAAGGACTGAAACGTCGGGATCGCCCGACCGTGTCGCGCCGGCCGGTGGCCGACTCGACCAAGGGGGCGGAGAAGTGGTGGGGAGATCAGCGGCGATGACGAGCCTCGACGACGCCGCCACGGACCTTCGGCGGGGAGCCCGAAATCTGCTGCTCGACTGTGCCGGCCTCGCGCCGGGCGAGCGCCTCCTCCTCGTGCATGAGCGGCCCGACCTCGGCTGGTACGATCGCGGCGCCGCCGACGCGCTGGCGGACGCGGCCCGCCGGATCGGCGCCGAGGTCTCGATGGTCGAGGTCGACGGCCCTGCCAATGCCCCCTCGCCGTCGCTCGCGGCCGCCATGGCCCGGAACGACGTGACCGTTTTTCTCGCCCGCATCGGCGATCAGGGTCGCTTCGATGCCGTCCCAGCCGGCCAGCGCCGCGTCATGAGTTATGCGCGAACGGCCGCGCAATTGGCCTCCGCATTCGGCACGACGCCCTATGCCGCCACCAAGGCGCTGAAGGAGGCGGTCGACGATATCCTCCTTTCCGCCCGTCACATCGAGATCACCTGCCCGGACGGCACGGCTGTTTCCGGGACGCCGCCGCTTGCCGTGCCCCGCGCCGATGTCACGGTCCGGCGCTTTCCGCTCGGTGTGCCACAGCCGGTGAGCGCCAGGGGCTTTTCCGGTCGGGTCGCGCTGCGCGACTACCTGACCCCGACCGGCTCGCGCGTCTACGAGCCCGCCTGTATTCCCCTCGAGGCGACGGTCCACGCCCATTTCGAGGCGGGCCGCCTCGACCGGCTTTCGGGTCCCGCCGGCGTGGTCGCGCTCATCGAGGAGCATTACGAGCACGTTGCCGGGCTCTTCGGCATCGACCGGGCCGTCGTACACTCCTGGCATGCGGGCTTCCATCCGGCCTGCGGTTTTTCCGGGCGCCCGGCCGATGACCCCGACCTCTGGTCCAACTCGGTCTTCAACAGTCCCCGCGCCCTGCAT
This genomic window contains:
- a CDS encoding PDZ domain-containing protein; the protein is EAPFVKLGRAVGRLDVLTDAGVFPCTAFLISERHILTNHHCVPGIVDIPEARATRIEAVRLVLGYTLDGVAEGAEGFTVSAVPVEANRRLDYSILEVFGDPSVRFGSLRLASVDPVPDNYPYWIIGHPLKGAQRISREQCKSAAPAVAGERLRHTCDTLPGNSGSPVIDPETKAVVALHHAGSARDAINFAVPLSLIASRSEIVAGLVAKSAAPPPAPGAPLASAPLSEAAQAWESIKSTDNPAFLDAFIKRFPDTVFADFARVRIAELAREKEPTAEPAPATAPEAPKAVADNPPASGPIETRTALVSPPATAPAFSPAADLPIATSAADLIARVRASVVKVEATFPKRADSVSSEDSRNVDDVLNSLPVDHPFRDFFKQFRQSGSGTGAATTDGAGKSQAIGSGVIVSADGYIATVASVAAGADSLTVTLDAGNALPATLIDTDPLTGLTLLKIAPAAPLTAATFAALTPAKGEPVIAIGAPYGLLGSVSDGVVERLADQPQGGTSVALLEIDMHVANGHAGAPLFNIRGEVVALVEGSSVTTEGPTGLAMPGSIAGPVLEELRVSGVSRSTAEIVTRVRASAAEQPFSTPSQFFGEWSPAAMASARRATVRITATARGTANDGTALADLSGAGVSLGDGRILTSSSLVAGAGAIDVMTSDGGRYRIEKVLGIDARTGLALLHLPSAGRNLHAIEFAGDAPRAGQAIFAFRPDAPGGERGMLSAASRNVGSGPYDLVQYDLDLGDTWGGAPVFDATGRLAAITIVKYQPEVATSGKTASLHFGAPAALASAVAGELAKAGTVSRGWLGVKIQNLSPEIATSLGRSDSKGALVTELTEGGPAVKAGLLAGDLILAVDGTGIADTRDLARRIAGHAPGSRVTLDIVRQGASARIVLTLGTFPTAAPQLAAAPANAAPEAPAAPPLEDTLPLGAVELAMLTAQRKVQYGVVTATDGVLVQSVTPGSQAAEKGLTVGNVIVEVGQESVRSPRMLASIAETAANAGRDKLLLLVWSKEGQRFVALPVSELLPAKTVNTSTARPSLWRAVTFGEGNLGRDPGTAADLIIGSLRDEGWQGEVGRILSAGAGELPDDVRRALQQELKSRGLYKGAIDGDIGPGTQRALRSLVP
- a CDS encoding peroxidase-related enzyme (This protein belongs to a clade of uncharacterized proteins related to peroxidases such as the alkylhydroperoxidase AhpD.), producing MSAWIRMISDEEASPELKAVLDLARTPHGTVDNVMRVHSLRPNTMRGHVILYRAALHDDTNTLPMWLQETVASYVSILNDCPYSLANHWSNARHLMADDARADRIKAALDARRPADVFDGRELALMEYAEKLTLRPGAMQRADVERMQAAGLDDGEILEANQIIGYFNYVNRLLNGLGVSTAGDVIGYYAKD